The following DNA comes from Deltaproteobacteria bacterium.
TTTGACATTTTCCTCCCTGCCGTTGAAATACCTATAAGTGAGCATGCTACGGATAAGCCGGAGAAAAAGATTGAAAGGGGACACGAGACGATTCTCCTCGTGGATGACGAGGACATGATTATCGAGGTCGTTCAGGATATGCTTACATCAATGGGTTACAATGTATTGCCGGCCAGATCTGGGAAAGAGGCCATAGAGATCTACAATGCAAATACGGACGAGATCGATATGGTAATCCTGGATATGATCATGCCGGATATAAATGGCGGCGATGTCTATGACACACTCAAAGAGATCAACCCGGAGATAAAAGTGCTTCTTTCAAGCGGTTACAGCTTAGACGGTAAGGCGAACAAAATACTTGAGCGCGGCTGCGATGGATTTATTCAGAAGCCCTTCAATACAGGTCAGCTATCCGAGGCCTTAAGAAAGATCCTTCACCCCAATCTCTGAATTCACAATTCCTGAACCGGCGGACTCTAATTTTTTACCCTGTTTCACCTCCAGCCTGACAGCATTATGGCCGTTGAAATAGAACTCAGAATAAAAAAGGCGGATAGAAGAAAATTTTGAGATAACAGAGGCCGCCAAGAACCTGGTCATGAAAGTAGATGTAATACTGTTTGACCGGCTTCCGGCATTTATAGAGACGGTAGAATTTTGTGCCGCCCTGTGATGTCAGTTCTCTGGATACAAAGGTTCAGAAGGGTTCTTTGTCGGTGAGGATGCAAAAAATTAAATATGCAACTCCTTGAGACTTCGGATATGCACGAATTAACAATAGCCCGATCCCTTATTGAAATCATAGAACAGGAATGCCTCACCTATGGTCAGGCAAAGGTGATTAAGATCGAGCTCAGACTCGGGAAACTAAGTGGCATAATGCCGGATTCCCTGAGATTTGCCTTTGAAGTTATGAGCACAGGCGGTATAACCGAAGGGGCATCCCTGCTGATCGAGGAGGTACCATTGAGGATAAAATGTAACCGGTGCAGGAAGGTAAGCACTCTGGATGCCCCCTTCTTGATATGTCCTTATTGCAAGGGGACAGATGTAGAGATGATAGGGGGAAGGGAGCTTGAGATAAGAGGGATAGAGATAGAAGATGGAAATCAAGATAATCAAGAAAATCCTTGAGGCAAACGAGGTTATAGCCTGGCAGAATATGAGGCTTTTTCTGGAGAAGGGGGTCTATGTAATAAACCTGATGGGAAGCCCTGGTGCAGGGAAGACAACGCTCCTGGAAAGGACGGTGAAACACCTGAAAGGTAAGATGACGATCGGTGTAATCGAGGGTGATATCGCGACATCCAGGGATGCAGAGAGGATTGCATCTTATGCCGTTCCCACTGTTCAGATAAATACGGGGGCGGCCTGCCATCTCGATGGGAGCATGGTCAGGAGCGCACTTGATGATCTTGATTTAGACCGGATAGATCTACTCATTGTAGAGAATGTAGGTAACCTTGTGTGCCCAGCGGAGTTTAAGATAGGTGAGAATGATAAGGTAATGATCGTCTCTGTCCCTGAAGGTGATGACAAGCCCCTGAAATATCCCCTTATGTTTCAGGTCTGCTCTGTTCTGCTGCTGAACAAGATCGACCTCCTTCCATACCTGGACTTCGACATGAAGCGGTTTCGAAACGATGCCCTCAAGGTCAATCCCCGCCTGAAGATCATGGGCATATCCTGTAAAACAGGCGAGGGCCTCGATGACTGGTTCGGATGGATTGAGGATATGGCCGGCAGATAAGGATGGTTGATGGAAGAGGTCAGGGCTTGTGTAAAGATGGAGGGGATTGTTCAGGGAGTGGGGTTCCGCCCCTTCGTTTACGGCCTTGCCCAGAGGCACGGCCTGAGAGGCTGGGTCCTTAATGATGAAAGAGGTGTCCGGATAGAGGCCGAGGGAGAAAAGGACAAGGTGCACGGCTTCCTTTCCGGGCTGTCCTCTCCACCGTCCCTTGCCATGATAATAAAGACTGCTGTAGCATATCTTCCACCTTTGGGTTATAACAGCTTTGAGATAAGGAACAGCAAAGAGGGTGAAGACAGGTTTGCGTTCATTTCACCCGATATAGCCATCTGCAACGATTGCCTTGAGGAGCTCTTCAACCCCCAAGACCGCCGCTTTAATTACCCCTTTATCAACTGCACCAACTGCGGTCCCCGCTTCACTATTATTAAAGACATCCCCTATGACAGAGAAAATACCACGATGTCTGGCTTCAGGCTGTGCCCATCCTGCAGCAAAGAATATAACGATCCGTCGAATAGGCGTTTTCACGCCCAACCCAATGCCTGTCCTCACTGTGGGCCAACACTGAAGCTCTTCTCCGGCTCCGGGGAAAAGATCGCAACCCATAATCCGATAAGAGAGACTGCCAAATTATTGATGATGGGTAAGATTGTGGCTATCAAAGGGCTTGGCGGGTTTCATCTTGCCTGTGATGCAACACGGGAAGATGTCGTTTCCCGCCTCAGAAAGAGAAAGGGCAGGAAAGATAAGCCCTTTGCCCTCATGTGCAGGGATCTGGATGTAATCCAAGGAATTTGCCTCCTGGATCATATGTCAAGAAGGCTCCTTGAAGGCAAGGAAAGGCCGATCGTTATCCTCCCAAAGAAAACTGTTGCAACTGTAGCCCCATCCGCTGCTCCTTTCCAGAAGACCTTTGGGGTAATGCTTCCCTATACACCTCTCCATCATCTTCTTTTTGCCAAAGGGGCCCCGATTCTTGTAATGACTAGCGGAAATGTAAGCGATGAACCCATTGTCTTTAAAGATAATGAGGCCTTTGTCCGGCTGCGGCGGGTAGCCGATTTCTTTTTGGTACATAACAGAGAGATTCACACAAGATGTGATGACTCGGTCATTAAACCCTTAAATGGAAGCATAACCTTTTTAAGGAGGGCCAGGGGGTTTGCACCCCTTCCCATCAAGTTAAACAGGGATGGAAAGAGCATACTCGGATGCGGGGCGGATATAAAGAATACGTTTTGCCTTACAAAGGGGCGTTTTGCCTTTTTGAGCCAGCATATAGGGGATATGGAGAACTTTGAGACAATGAGATCCTTTGGAGAGGGGGTGGAACTGTTCAAGCGACTATTCCGGATAGAACCCGAATGTGTAGTCCATGATCTGCATCCGGACTATCTCTCTACCAGATATGCCATGGGACTTGCATTACCAAGGATAGGGGTTCAGCATCATTTTGCCCATGCCCTGAGTTGCATGGCGGAATATGGCAGCAAAGGGCCTGCGCTGGCAATAGTGTTCGATGGAACAGGGTACGGGGAGGATGGCGCTGTCTGGGGCGGGGAGTTCCTGGGGGTGACAATTAACGGATATGAGAGGTTTGGGCACCTGAGATATATTCCTCTCCCCGGAGGCGATATGGCGGTGAGGGAACCGTGGAGGATGGCGGCAGCCTATCTTGAAAGGGTCTATGGAAATCTTGATGGCCTTCACATACCTTTTGTAAAGAGGCTTGACCTTGAGCGATGGTCCCAAATAAGGCTGGCTATCAGGAACAAGATAAATTCCCCTCTGTGCTCCAGTATGGGCAGGCTCTTTGATGCGGTGAGCGCCCTTCTCGGTGTCAGAGGGACCATTAATTATGAAGGCCAGGCCGCCATTGAGCTCGAACAGATGGCAGAAAAAGCGGAAACGGGCGAGTATCCCTTTAAAATTCTAGAGGAAAAAGGAATGCTTATCATCAACCCCGACCCCATTATCGAGGCCATTATAAAGGATATAGGAAACGGAGAAGGCCCTTTCATTATCTCTGCCCGTTTTCACAATTCCATAGCCAGGGTTATATCCAGGATGGCCAAGAGAATCAGGTTGGCAGCAGGTCTGTCTGATGTCTTCCTGAGTGGCGGGGTGTTTCAAAACCATTATCTCCTTGCGAAGGTACTGGATATTCTTAAAGAAGACGGCTTCAGGGTTTATACTCATCAAAAGGTACCTCCAAATGATGGGGGGATATCGCTCGGGCAGGCCTTCTACGCCCTTTACATCAAAGGAGATTAGATATGTGTTTGGGTATACCTGGTAAAGTTGTCTCCATAAAGGGGGATTTCGCCGAGGTTGACTTTGGCGGCGTACGTACGAAGGTAAGTCTTTTGCTATCTCCTGATGTTAGTGAAGGAGATTACGTGCTCGTTCATGTGGGCTTTGCCATCCAGAGGCTTGGGCAGCAGGAAGCTATTGAGACGTTAAGGCTCTTTAAGGAGATAGACAGGGGTTATGTTGACTCAATCGAAGGCAATGGATGAAGAGAATATTGCCTCTATCATCCTGAAAGAGCTATCCCGGCTTGCCGATGGGCACCTCCGCTTTATGGAGGTGTGTGGCACACATACAGTATCTATCTTCCGATCCGGGATAAGATCTCTTCTGCCCGAAGGAATAGAGCTTATATCCGGTCCGGGGTGTCCGGTATGTGTGACACCTGTAGGAGAGATCGACAGGGCCATTGCTATGGCTCAATTAAGAGATGTGACACTTTTGACATTTGGTGACCTGATGAGGGTTCCCGGCTCTTCTCTGTCCCTTTATGAGGCGCGGGCCATGGGAAGGGACATCAGGGTAATAACTTCTCCTTTAGATGCCGTTGAGATTGCAACAAGAGAACCGGGGAGGAGGATAATTTTCTTTGCGGTAGGCTTTGAGGCTACCTCTCCGGCCATTGCTGCTGCTGTCAAAGAGGCAATGAGAAAAAGGCTCGGCAATTTATATCTACTTTCTTCTCAGAGGCTTATTCCTCCGGCTATAAAGGCCTTGCTTTCCTCAAAAAAGGTAAAGATTGATGGTTTTATCCTCCCTGGCCATGTAAGCGTGATAATCGGGAAAACTCCCTACTCCTTTATTGCCCATGAATTTTGCCTTACAGGCGTGATAACCGGGTTTGAGGCAACTGATATCCTGGAAGGAATATACATGCTCCTTTGCCAGAAGAAGGAAGGACGATCGGAGATAGAGATCCAGTACAGGAGGGCGGTAAAAGAGGCGGGAAATCGCCTGGCCATGGAGGTCATGAAAGAGGTATT
Coding sequences within:
- the hypA gene encoding hydrogenase maturation nickel metallochaperone HypA, which codes for MQLLETSDMHELTIARSLIEIIEQECLTYGQAKVIKIELRLGKLSGIMPDSLRFAFEVMSTGGITEGASLLIEEVPLRIKCNRCRKVSTLDAPFLICPYCKGTDVEMIGGRELEIRGIEIEDGNQDNQENP
- the hypB gene encoding hydrogenase accessory protein HypB; the encoded protein is MEIKIIKKILEANEVIAWQNMRLFLEKGVYVINLMGSPGAGKTTLLERTVKHLKGKMTIGVIEGDIATSRDAERIASYAVPTVQINTGAACHLDGSMVRSALDDLDLDRIDLLIVENVGNLVCPAEFKIGENDKVMIVSVPEGDDKPLKYPLMFQVCSVLLLNKIDLLPYLDFDMKRFRNDALKVNPRLKIMGISCKTGEGLDDWFGWIEDMAGR
- the hypF gene encoding carbamoyltransferase HypF encodes the protein MEEVRACVKMEGIVQGVGFRPFVYGLAQRHGLRGWVLNDERGVRIEAEGEKDKVHGFLSGLSSPPSLAMIIKTAVAYLPPLGYNSFEIRNSKEGEDRFAFISPDIAICNDCLEELFNPQDRRFNYPFINCTNCGPRFTIIKDIPYDRENTTMSGFRLCPSCSKEYNDPSNRRFHAQPNACPHCGPTLKLFSGSGEKIATHNPIRETAKLLMMGKIVAIKGLGGFHLACDATREDVVSRLRKRKGRKDKPFALMCRDLDVIQGICLLDHMSRRLLEGKERPIVILPKKTVATVAPSAAPFQKTFGVMLPYTPLHHLLFAKGAPILVMTSGNVSDEPIVFKDNEAFVRLRRVADFFLVHNREIHTRCDDSVIKPLNGSITFLRRARGFAPLPIKLNRDGKSILGCGADIKNTFCLTKGRFAFLSQHIGDMENFETMRSFGEGVELFKRLFRIEPECVVHDLHPDYLSTRYAMGLALPRIGVQHHFAHALSCMAEYGSKGPALAIVFDGTGYGEDGAVWGGEFLGVTINGYERFGHLRYIPLPGGDMAVREPWRMAAAYLERVYGNLDGLHIPFVKRLDLERWSQIRLAIRNKINSPLCSSMGRLFDAVSALLGVRGTINYEGQAAIELEQMAEKAETGEYPFKILEEKGMLIINPDPIIEAIIKDIGNGEGPFIISARFHNSIARVISRMAKRIRLAAGLSDVFLSGGVFQNHYLLAKVLDILKEDGFRVYTHQKVPPNDGGISLGQAFYALYIKGD
- the hypC gene encoding HypC/HybG/HupF family hydrogenase formation chaperone, producing the protein MCLGIPGKVVSIKGDFAEVDFGGVRTKVSLLLSPDVSEGDYVLVHVGFAIQRLGQQEAIETLRLFKEIDRGYVDSIEGNG
- a CDS encoding hydrogenase formation protein HypD: MDEENIASIILKELSRLADGHLRFMEVCGTHTVSIFRSGIRSLLPEGIELISGPGCPVCVTPVGEIDRAIAMAQLRDVTLLTFGDLMRVPGSSLSLYEARAMGRDIRVITSPLDAVEIATREPGRRIIFFAVGFEATSPAIAAAVKEAMRKRLGNLYLLSSQRLIPPAIKALLSSKKVKIDGFILPGHVSVIIGKTPYSFIAHEFCLTGVITGFEATDILEGIYMLLCQKKEGRSEIEIQYRRAVKEAGNRLAMEVMKEVFEPVSARWRGLGLIPESGLKLRGGFKEMDASEAFDIPYKDKEDPPGCLCGEILQGLKSPPDCPLFDKRCTQQNPVGPCMVSSEGTCAAYHRYGVYHEGKRGKDTSRSRGRGKIDSRPYTRTISALP